A region of Rhodospirillales bacterium DNA encodes the following proteins:
- a CDS encoding DMT family transporter, which yields MDTRARPMGPVEWSLLVALALLWAGSFFFAKIAVTTLPPLTVVLARVGIAAVALNLLLVGSGRRMPADLGIWAAFVAMGLLNNLIPFSLIFWGQTRIGSGLASILNATTPLWTVVVAHLSTRDERMTAGKLAGVAAGIAGVAALLAPTLSAGAAGDLAAMAAVVGAALSYAAASVFGRRFARMAVPPFAVASGQLTATTAMMLPVVAIVDAPWMLPVPGVEVWASLVALALLSTALAYVIYFRILATAGATNLMLVTLLIPPGAVALGAVFLGELISPEHLVGFALIGVGLALIDGRLIGVARRLSG from the coding sequence ATGGATACGCGCGCGCGGCCGATGGGCCCCGTCGAATGGTCGCTGCTGGTCGCGTTGGCGCTGCTGTGGGCCGGCTCGTTCTTCTTCGCCAAGATCGCGGTGACGACGCTGCCACCGCTCACGGTGGTGCTGGCACGGGTCGGCATCGCCGCCGTCGCGCTCAATCTGCTGCTGGTGGGGTCGGGCCGACGCATGCCGGCGGATCTCGGCATCTGGGCGGCGTTCGTCGCCATGGGCCTGCTCAACAACCTGATCCCGTTCAGCCTGATCTTCTGGGGTCAGACGCGGATCGGTTCCGGTCTCGCATCGATCCTCAACGCCACCACGCCGCTATGGACCGTCGTGGTGGCGCATCTGTCGACCCGCGACGAGCGGATGACGGCGGGCAAGCTGGCGGGCGTCGCCGCCGGTATCGCCGGCGTGGCGGCGTTGCTGGCGCCGACGCTGTCGGCCGGCGCGGCCGGCGACCTCGCGGCGATGGCCGCGGTGGTGGGCGCGGCGCTGTCCTACGCCGCCGCCAGCGTGTTCGGCCGCCGCTTCGCGCGCATGGCGGTGCCGCCCTTCGCCGTGGCGTCGGGGCAGCTGACCGCGACCACGGCGATGATGCTTCCCGTCGTGGCGATCGTCGATGCGCCATGGATGCTGCCGGTGCCGGGCGTCGAGGTCTGGGCGTCGCTGGTGGCGCTGGCGTTGCTGAGCACCGCGCTGGCCTACGTGATCTATTTCAGGATCCTGGCGACCGCCGGCGCGACCAACCTGATGCTGGTGACGTTGCTGATTCCGCCCGGCGCTGTGGCGCTGGGCGCCGTGTTCCTCGGAGAGCTGATCTCGCCCGAGCATCTCGTCGGGTTCGCGCTGATCGGCGTCGGTCTGGCGCTGATCGACGGCCGCCTGATCGGCGTGGCGCGGCGGCTATCCGGGTAG
- the cobT gene encoding nicotinate-nucleotide--dimethylbenzimidazole phosphoribosyltransferase: protein MTERSDAPPEASFAEMRAVMARLPGPDVAARTRARLRQDGLVKPPGSLGRLEEIVDWLAAWQGREHPRCDRPRVCVFAGAHGVAARGVSAFPPDVTATMVRTFIDGGAAINQITGAIDGDLRVYEMDLDHPVADFTAGPAMDEGRCARAMAYGMMAAETGIDVLCLGEMGIGNTTSAAALCHALFGGDAADWVGPGTGVKGEALARKVETVRLGVERHRGLTGDPLAILAALGGEELAAICGAIVAARMGRIPVLLDGYACTAAAAVLHAIDDHALDHCLVAHRSAEPAHAALCARLSKRPLLDLDMRLGEASGAALAVSVVKIAMACFAGMATLEQREIRPVGPSH from the coding sequence ATGACCGAACGATCCGACGCCCCGCCGGAGGCGAGTTTCGCCGAGATGCGCGCCGTGATGGCGCGCCTGCCCGGCCCTGACGTCGCCGCGCGCACGCGGGCGCGACTGCGCCAGGACGGCCTCGTCAAACCGCCGGGATCGCTCGGCCGGCTCGAGGAGATCGTCGACTGGCTGGCGGCGTGGCAGGGCCGCGAGCATCCGCGCTGCGACCGGCCGCGGGTCTGCGTGTTCGCCGGCGCCCACGGCGTCGCCGCGCGCGGCGTCTCGGCGTTCCCGCCCGACGTGACCGCGACGATGGTGCGCACGTTCATCGACGGCGGCGCGGCGATCAACCAGATCACCGGCGCGATCGACGGCGACCTGCGCGTCTACGAGATGGATCTCGACCATCCCGTCGCCGATTTCACCGCCGGGCCGGCGATGGACGAGGGCCGATGCGCCCGCGCCATGGCCTACGGCATGATGGCGGCCGAGACGGGAATCGACGTCCTCTGCCTCGGCGAGATGGGCATCGGCAACACCACCTCGGCGGCGGCGCTGTGCCACGCGCTGTTCGGCGGCGACGCGGCCGACTGGGTCGGACCCGGCACCGGCGTCAAAGGCGAGGCGCTGGCCCGCAAAGTCGAGACGGTGCGGCTGGGCGTCGAACGGCATCGCGGCCTGACGGGCGATCCGCTGGCGATCCTCGCGGCGCTCGGCGGCGAGGAACTGGCGGCGATCTGCGGCGCCATCGTCGCCGCCCGCATGGGCCGCATCCCGGTGCTGCTCGACGGCTACGCCTGCACGGCGGCGGCCGCGGTGCTGCACGCCATCGACGACCACGCGCTCGACCATTGCCTCGTTGCGCACCGGTCGGCCGAGCCGGCGCATGCCGCGCTATGCGCGAGGCTGAGCAAGCGTCCTCTGCTCGATCTCGACATGCGGCTGGGCGAGGCCAGCGGCGCGGCGCTGGCGGTGTCGGTGGTCAAGATCGCGATGGCGTGCTTCGCGGGGATGGCGACGCTGGAACAGCGCGAGATCCGGCCGGTCGGACCGTCGCATTGA
- the cobU gene encoding bifunctional adenosylcobinamide kinase/adenosylcobinamide-phosphate guanylyltransferase → MSGADLTLVLGGARSGKSVHAERLVDGTLDGAAPRASVYIATCDAAESARHDDREMLERIAGHRARRGPHWTTVEAPLELPGALRAHAADPRPALVDCLTVWVSNLLLVDRDIAGATTELLAAVDATTGPVTLVANEVGLGVVPGTSLGRRFRDEAGRLNIHVAARARRVILMTAGIPMTLKG, encoded by the coding sequence GTGAGCGGCGCCGATCTGACGCTCGTGCTGGGTGGCGCGCGTTCGGGCAAGAGCGTCCATGCCGAGCGGCTGGTGGACGGCACGCTCGACGGCGCGGCACCGCGCGCAAGCGTCTACATCGCGACCTGCGACGCCGCCGAGAGCGCGCGCCACGACGACCGCGAGATGCTCGAACGCATCGCCGGGCATCGCGCGCGGCGTGGTCCGCATTGGACGACCGTCGAGGCGCCTCTCGAGCTTCCCGGCGCGTTGCGCGCGCACGCGGCCGACCCGCGGCCCGCGCTGGTCGACTGCCTCACGGTCTGGGTGTCGAATTTGTTGCTGGTGGACCGCGATATCGCGGGCGCGACGACGGAGTTGCTCGCCGCGGTCGACGCCACGACCGGACCCGTGACGCTGGTCGCCAACGAGGTCGGGCTCGGGGTCGTGCCCGGCACATCGCTTGGCCGCCGCTTCCGCGACGAGGCCGGCCGCCTCAACATCCACGTCGCCGCCCGCGCCCGCCGCGTGATCCTGATGACGGCGGGAATCCCCATGACTCTAAAGGGCTGA
- the leuB gene encoding 3-isopropylmalate dehydrogenase, whose amino-acid sequence MATSNRNLLMLPGDGIGPEVMNEVRKVIAWTARKRAVGFDIAEDVCGGAALDKHGVPVTDATVKVAMEADAVLFGSVGGPKWDNVAFDKKPERGLLRLRKEMDLFANLRPAKVFDALVDASTLKPEIVKGLDIMIIRELTGGVYFGEPRGISDLPNGERLGVDTQRYKTSEIRRVCAVAFELARKRGNKVCSAEKANVMHTGVLWRQEATKLHQESYKDVELSHMYADALAMQLVRWPAQFDVIVTDNLFGDILSDEASMLTGSLGMLPSASLGAPDATGRRKALYEPIHGSAPDIAGKGLANPIAETLSYSMMLRYSFDLGAEADLVERAVENVLGAGYRTADLLTGGMDDKAAAAKGLRKVGTQEMGDAIVKELDRLA is encoded by the coding sequence ATGGCCACCTCGAACCGCAATCTCCTCATGCTGCCCGGCGACGGCATCGGTCCCGAGGTCATGAACGAGGTCCGCAAGGTCATCGCCTGGACGGCCCGCAAGCGCGCCGTCGGCTTCGACATCGCCGAGGACGTGTGCGGTGGCGCCGCGCTGGACAAGCACGGCGTGCCGGTGACCGACGCCACGGTGAAGGTCGCGATGGAGGCCGACGCGGTGCTGTTCGGCTCGGTCGGCGGCCCGAAATGGGACAACGTCGCTTTCGACAAGAAGCCGGAGCGCGGCCTGCTGCGCCTGCGCAAGGAGATGGACCTGTTCGCCAATCTCCGGCCCGCCAAGGTGTTCGACGCGCTGGTCGACGCCTCGACCTTGAAGCCCGAGATCGTCAAGGGTCTCGATATCATGATCATCCGCGAGCTGACGGGCGGCGTGTATTTCGGCGAGCCGCGCGGCATCTCCGACCTGCCCAACGGCGAGCGGCTGGGCGTCGACACGCAGCGCTACAAGACCAGCGAGATCCGCCGCGTCTGCGCCGTGGCCTTCGAGCTGGCGCGCAAGCGCGGCAACAAGGTGTGCAGCGCCGAGAAGGCGAACGTCATGCACACCGGCGTGCTGTGGCGGCAGGAGGCCACCAAGCTGCACCAGGAGTCGTACAAGGACGTCGAGCTCAGCCACATGTACGCCGACGCGCTGGCGATGCAGCTGGTGCGCTGGCCGGCGCAGTTCGACGTCATCGTCACCGACAATCTGTTCGGCGACATCCTGTCGGACGAGGCCTCGATGCTGACGGGCTCGCTCGGCATGCTGCCGTCCGCGTCGCTTGGCGCGCCCGACGCCACCGGCCGGCGCAAGGCGCTGTACGAGCCGATCCACGGCAGCGCGCCGGACATCGCCGGCAAGGGGCTGGCAAATCCGATCGCCGAGACGCTAAGCTACTCGATGATGCTGCGCTACTCGTTCGACCTCGGCGCCGAGGCGGACCTGGTCGAGCGGGCGGTCGAGAACGTGCTCGGCGCCGGCTACCGCACGGCCGACCTGCTGACCGGCGGCATGGACGACAAGGCCGCCGCCGCCAAGGGCCTGCGCAAGGTCGGTACGCAGGAGATGGGCGACGCCATCGTCAAGGAGCTCGACCGGCTGGCCTAG
- a CDS encoding lipid-binding SYLF domain-containing protein, with amino-acid sequence MTTLRPGLSRRTLVASAAGAAAFGAALPALADAKRQALVNDALAAAQRVAESKDIGDPPALLRRCKGVMILPSFAQAAFVVGGAGGRGVLLGRRGPGDWSYPAFYNMGSGSLGLQIGGRVQEIVLIVLTDKGLNSLLDSRFKFGAEAGVTVLELGGGVAGATTAAAGADIVSFSRASGLFIGGALEGSYLDPDNDWNALYYGQGARPRAIVLERRYSNPGANALRQYLAKY; translated from the coding sequence ATGACGACGCTCCGCCCGGGCTTGTCCCGCCGCACCCTCGTCGCGTCCGCCGCCGGCGCCGCCGCCTTCGGCGCCGCCCTGCCGGCGCTGGCCGACGCCAAACGCCAGGCCCTCGTCAACGACGCGCTCGCCGCCGCCCAGCGCGTGGCCGAGAGCAAGGACATCGGCGATCCGCCGGCGCTGCTGCGCCGCTGCAAGGGCGTGATGATCCTGCCGAGCTTCGCGCAGGCGGCGTTCGTGGTCGGCGGCGCCGGCGGTCGCGGCGTGCTGCTGGGCCGGCGCGGTCCCGGCGACTGGAGCTACCCCGCGTTCTACAACATGGGCTCCGGCAGCCTCGGGCTGCAGATCGGCGGCCGGGTGCAGGAGATCGTCCTGATCGTGCTCACCGACAAGGGCCTGAACTCGCTGCTCGACAGCCGCTTCAAGTTCGGCGCCGAGGCGGGCGTCACGGTGCTGGAGCTGGGCGGCGGCGTCGCCGGCGCGACCACGGCGGCGGCCGGCGCCGACATCGTGTCGTTCTCGCGCGCCAGCGGCCTGTTCATCGGCGGCGCCCTGGAGGGCTCGTACCTCGATCCCGACAACGACTGGAACGCGCTGTACTACGGCCAGGGCGCCCGGCCGCGCGCCATCGTGCTGGAACGCCGCTACTCGAACCCCGGCGCCAACGCCCTGCGGCAGTATCTCGCGAAGTACTAG
- a CDS encoding MFS transporter → MAGAHGASAGGGPGPGPGKEAPPLGRYSWALFDWANQPFFTLITTFIFAPYFANVLVGDPVKGQAQWAFTQATSGVIIALCSPFLGSMADAAGRRKPYILAFQIVLATGCFALWWAVPGRPDLVAVVAWAVVLATVGAEISIVFNNAQLPNIVGPDKIGRLSGIGWGLGYCGGLLSLFIVLAVRDPAMLGLAPAGSPPLFGLDRATYDVERLIGPATVLWMALFALPMFLFTPDGRATGLSVGAAARRGASSLLATVKALRGYRNAARFLVAFMIYNDGLTAVIAFGGVYAAATFGWTTTTLGVFGIILTVFATFGAFTGGRLDDAIGSKRTIQIAIVGVFIATLGILSVTDHSILFAVETPRPAADRGMFGSPQEKVFMGFALILGICMGPMQAASRTMVGRLAPEGMTGEFYGLFALSGRATAFMAPLLIGVVTQVTDSNRGGLMVVLVFLAVGFAILWTVREERAPRLH, encoded by the coding sequence ATGGCCGGAGCACATGGCGCGTCGGCGGGCGGCGGACCCGGCCCCGGCCCCGGTAAGGAGGCGCCGCCGCTCGGGCGCTATTCCTGGGCGCTGTTCGACTGGGCCAACCAGCCGTTCTTCACGCTGATCACCACGTTCATCTTCGCGCCGTACTTCGCCAACGTCCTGGTCGGCGATCCCGTGAAGGGGCAGGCCCAATGGGCCTTCACGCAAGCCACCTCGGGCGTGATCATCGCGCTGTGCTCGCCGTTCCTCGGCTCGATGGCCGACGCCGCGGGGCGCCGCAAGCCCTACATCCTCGCCTTCCAGATCGTGCTCGCGACGGGGTGCTTCGCGCTGTGGTGGGCGGTTCCCGGACGTCCCGATCTCGTCGCCGTGGTCGCCTGGGCGGTCGTGCTGGCGACGGTCGGCGCCGAGATCTCGATCGTGTTCAACAACGCGCAGCTGCCCAACATCGTCGGCCCGGACAAGATCGGACGGCTGTCGGGGATCGGCTGGGGCTTGGGCTATTGTGGCGGCCTGCTGTCGCTGTTCATCGTGCTGGCGGTCCGCGATCCGGCGATGCTGGGGCTGGCGCCGGCCGGCAGCCCGCCGCTCTTCGGCCTCGATCGCGCGACCTACGACGTGGAGCGACTGATCGGGCCGGCGACGGTCCTGTGGATGGCGCTGTTCGCGCTGCCGATGTTCCTGTTCACGCCGGACGGACGCGCCACCGGCCTTTCGGTGGGCGCCGCCGCGCGGCGGGGCGCGAGCTCCCTGCTGGCGACGGTCAAGGCGCTGCGCGGCTACCGCAACGCCGCGCGGTTCCTGGTCGCCTTCATGATCTACAACGACGGTCTGACGGCGGTGATCGCGTTCGGCGGCGTCTACGCCGCGGCGACGTTCGGCTGGACGACGACGACCCTGGGCGTGTTCGGCATCATCCTGACGGTGTTCGCCACCTTCGGCGCTTTCACCGGCGGCCGTCTCGACGACGCGATCGGCTCGAAACGCACGATCCAGATCGCCATCGTCGGCGTCTTCATCGCGACGCTCGGCATCCTGTCGGTCACCGACCACTCCATCCTGTTCGCCGTCGAGACGCCGCGGCCGGCGGCCGACCGCGGGATGTTCGGGTCGCCGCAGGAGAAGGTGTTCATGGGCTTCGCGCTGATCCTCGGGATCTGCATGGGCCCGATGCAGGCGGCCAGCCGCACCATGGTCGGCCGGCTGGCGCCGGAGGGCATGACCGGCGAGTTCTACGGGCTGTTCGCGCTGAGCGGCCGCGCCACCGCGTTCATGGCGCCGCTGCTGATCGGCGTGGTGACGCAGGTCACCGACTCGAACCGCGGCGGCCTGATGGTCGTACTGGTGTTCCTCGCCGTGGGCTTCGCCATCCTGTGGACCGTGCGCGAGGAGCGCGCGCCGCGCCTGCACTGA
- a CDS encoding DNA translocase FtsK 4TM domain-containing protein, translating into MFFRRRATEIVGLVLIALGMAAMIALITYHSTDPSLNRATGFAPRNLLGVPGATFADVMMQALGLGALVVPVAGIAWGVMLMRQHGLPFFGLRLALLLATTLLAASAAAALGDIGHWTPHAGAGGVTGAALALHLRELTLTHSDGALLPFLAPLAAIAATALMVPVIGMKRGHLPIVFRALLLPVTAARLLVRGAISIWRGRPEREAAARTPQPEIGYAEIPGEIDASQYDPARFHGIPENGAPLPTRDTLLVDAPMSPIAGLRAPELPPDVPAAPVPLAPAPAAAPMPKRPLWARLFGRDDAVDGRVEPVLMAAAPVVAAPPAPVWDVAPPDAPAAVEDAPLPSAQVLQLPLRPASEPPAAPVPAPATPTVVVKRAAPQPGRRVERERQPELALGADFQLPPLDILTAAPKALVAAKVDEEALTQNARLLESVLEDFGVKGEIVKVRPGPVVTLYELEPAPGTKSSRVIGLADDIARSMSAVSVRVATVPGRNVIGIELPNARREMVYLRELLSSKDYEDGRLNLPMVLGKDIGGGPVIADLARMPHLLIGGTTGSGKSVGINTMILSLLYRLPPDKCKFIMIDPKMLELSVYQDIPHLLTPVVTEPRKAVVALKWTVREMETRYRAMSQLGVRNIAGYNERVTEAREAGEEILRPVQVGVDPETRKPVYEDQPMALDSLPFIVVIIDEMADLMMVAGKDIEIAVQRLAQMARAAGIHVIMATQRPSVDVITGTIKANFPTRIAFQVTSKIDSRTILGEQGGEQLLGQGDMLYMAGGGRIVRVHGPFVSDTEVEKIVKHLRRQGRPNYLDSIIEDSEGGAAGGEDGGGDGAEEAADEMYDKAVAVVCRERKCSTSFVQRHLQIGYNRAARIVERMEREGVVSSANSVGKREVLARDIDGDAA; encoded by the coding sequence ATGTTCTTCCGCCGGCGCGCGACCGAGATCGTCGGCCTGGTCCTGATCGCGCTGGGCATGGCGGCGATGATCGCGCTGATCACCTACCACTCGACCGATCCGTCTCTGAACCGCGCCACCGGCTTCGCGCCGCGTAACCTGCTGGGCGTTCCCGGCGCCACCTTCGCCGACGTGATGATGCAGGCGCTGGGCCTGGGCGCGCTGGTCGTGCCCGTGGCCGGCATCGCCTGGGGCGTGATGCTGATGCGCCAGCACGGCCTGCCGTTCTTCGGGCTGCGGTTGGCGCTGCTGCTGGCCACCACGCTGCTGGCGGCGTCGGCCGCCGCCGCGCTGGGCGACATCGGCCACTGGACGCCGCACGCCGGCGCCGGCGGCGTCACCGGCGCGGCGCTTGCGCTGCATCTGCGCGAGCTCACGCTGACCCATTCCGACGGCGCCCTGCTGCCGTTCCTGGCGCCGCTCGCCGCGATCGCCGCGACCGCGCTGATGGTGCCGGTGATCGGCATGAAGCGCGGCCATCTGCCGATCGTGTTCCGCGCCCTGCTGCTGCCGGTGACGGCGGCGCGGCTGCTGGTGCGCGGCGCGATCTCGATCTGGCGCGGCCGGCCGGAGCGCGAGGCCGCCGCGCGGACGCCGCAGCCGGAGATCGGCTACGCCGAGATCCCCGGCGAGATCGACGCCTCGCAGTACGATCCCGCCCGCTTCCACGGCATCCCCGAGAACGGCGCGCCGCTGCCGACGCGCGATACGCTGCTGGTCGACGCGCCGATGTCGCCGATCGCGGGTCTGCGCGCGCCGGAGCTGCCGCCCGACGTGCCGGCGGCGCCCGTGCCGCTCGCGCCGGCGCCCGCCGCCGCGCCGATGCCGAAGCGCCCGCTATGGGCGCGCCTGTTCGGCCGCGACGACGCCGTCGACGGTCGCGTCGAGCCGGTGCTGATGGCCGCCGCGCCGGTCGTGGCCGCGCCGCCGGCGCCGGTGTGGGACGTGGCGCCGCCCGACGCGCCGGCGGCGGTCGAGGACGCCCCGCTCCCGTCGGCGCAGGTCCTGCAGCTTCCGCTGCGGCCGGCGTCCGAGCCTCCGGCCGCGCCCGTGCCCGCGCCGGCCACGCCGACTGTCGTCGTCAAGCGCGCCGCGCCGCAGCCGGGCCGCCGGGTCGAACGCGAACGCCAGCCCGAGCTGGCGCTGGGCGCCGATTTCCAGCTGCCGCCGCTGGACATCCTCACCGCCGCGCCGAAGGCGCTGGTCGCCGCCAAGGTCGACGAGGAGGCGCTGACGCAGAACGCGCGTCTGCTGGAGAGCGTGCTGGAGGATTTCGGCGTCAAGGGCGAGATCGTGAAGGTCCGCCCCGGGCCGGTCGTCACGCTCTACGAGCTGGAGCCCGCGCCCGGCACCAAGTCGAGCCGCGTCATCGGCCTGGCCGACGACATCGCCCGTTCGATGAGCGCCGTCAGCGTGCGCGTCGCCACCGTGCCCGGCCGCAACGTGATCGGCATCGAGCTGCCCAACGCGCGGCGCGAGATGGTCTATCTGCGCGAGCTGCTGTCGTCGAAGGACTACGAGGACGGCCGCCTCAACCTGCCGATGGTGCTCGGCAAGGATATCGGCGGCGGACCGGTGATCGCCGACCTCGCGCGCATGCCGCACCTTCTGATCGGCGGCACCACCGGCTCGGGCAAGTCGGTCGGCATCAACACGATGATCCTGTCGCTGCTGTACCGGCTGCCGCCGGACAAGTGCAAGTTCATCATGATCGACCCCAAGATGCTGGAGCTCAGCGTCTACCAGGACATCCCGCACCTCCTGACGCCGGTCGTCACCGAGCCGCGCAAGGCCGTGGTGGCGCTGAAATGGACCGTGCGCGAGATGGAGACGCGCTACCGCGCGATGAGCCAGCTCGGCGTGCGCAACATCGCCGGCTACAACGAGCGCGTCACCGAGGCGCGCGAGGCCGGCGAGGAGATCCTGCGGCCGGTGCAGGTCGGCGTCGACCCGGAGACCCGCAAGCCTGTCTACGAGGACCAGCCGATGGCGCTGGACTCCCTGCCGTTCATCGTCGTGATCATCGACGAGATGGCCGACCTGATGATGGTGGCCGGCAAGGACATCGAGATCGCCGTGCAGCGGCTGGCGCAGATGGCGCGCGCCGCCGGCATCCACGTCATCATGGCGACGCAGCGGCCGTCGGTCGACGTGATCACGGGCACCATCAAGGCCAATTTCCCGACCCGCATCGCCTTCCAGGTGACCAGCAAGATCGACAGCCGCACCATCCTCGGCGAGCAGGGCGGCGAGCAGCTGCTGGGCCAGGGCGACATGCTGTACATGGCCGGCGGCGGCCGCATCGTGCGCGTCCACGGCCCGTTCGTCAGCGACACCGAGGTCGAGAAGATCGTCAAGCACCTGCGCCGGCAGGGACGTCCGAACTACCTCGACTCGATCATCGAGGATTCGGAGGGCGGCGCGGCCGGCGGCGAGGACGGCGGCGGCGACGGCGCCGAGGAGGCGGCCGACGAGATGTACGACAAGGCGGTCGCCGTGGTCTGCCGCGAGCGCAAATGCTCGACCAGCTTCGTGCAGCGCCACCTCCAGATCGGCTACAACCGCGCCGCCCGCATCGTCGAGCGCATGGAGCGCGAGGGCGTCGTCAGCTCGGCCAACAGCGTCGGCAAGCGCGAGGTGCTGGCGCGCGACATCGACGGCGACGCGGCGTGA
- a CDS encoding outer membrane lipoprotein carrier protein LolA, with the protein MTNPPAARTFVRRLAVGALALAAGVAAWALTPRLGGDRHILTLSFDDANAQGPSETPAEQPRPSRRQQAPAATAAAPALSAADQADVVRAERYLNDVQTLQARFAQVGASGRTLPGTLSLRRPGRMRFEYDPPVKLLIVADGSQVTMADFSDGTFSQWPLGWTSASFLAAEKVVLSGDLTVTGVTRAAGELRLTMIQTSRPQEGRVEIAFADRPLMLKGWTTWDSKGTRVDVTLNALKTGMPLANDLFRFDEHALKRAKEQR; encoded by the coding sequence ATGACCAACCCGCCAGCCGCCCGCACGTTCGTCCGCCGCCTCGCCGTCGGCGCGCTGGCGCTGGCCGCCGGCGTGGCCGCGTGGGCGCTGACGCCGAGGCTCGGCGGCGACCGGCACATCCTCACGCTGTCGTTCGACGACGCCAACGCGCAGGGTCCGAGCGAGACGCCCGCCGAGCAGCCGCGCCCGTCGCGGCGTCAGCAGGCGCCGGCCGCCACCGCCGCCGCGCCGGCGCTCTCGGCCGCCGACCAGGCCGACGTGGTGCGCGCCGAGCGGTATCTCAACGACGTCCAGACGCTGCAGGCGCGCTTCGCGCAGGTCGGCGCCAGCGGCCGCACGCTGCCCGGCACGCTGTCGCTGCGCCGGCCCGGCCGCATGCGTTTCGAGTACGATCCGCCGGTCAAGCTGCTGATCGTGGCCGACGGGTCGCAGGTGACGATGGCGGACTTCTCCGACGGCACCTTCAGCCAGTGGCCGCTGGGCTGGACCTCGGCCAGCTTCCTCGCCGCAGAGAAGGTCGTCCTGTCGGGCGATCTCACCGTGACCGGCGTGACCCGCGCCGCCGGCGAGCTGCGGCTGACGATGATCCAGACCTCTCGGCCGCAGGAAGGCCGCGTCGAGATCGCGTTCGCCGACCGGCCCCTGATGCTCAAGGGCTGGACGACCTGGGATTCCAAGGGCACGCGCGTCGACGTGACGCTGAACGCGCTCAAGACCGGCATGCCGTTGGCGAACGACCTCTTCCGCTTCGACGAGCACGCCCTGAAGCGCGCGAAAGAGCAGCGCTGA
- a CDS encoding adenosylcobinamide-GDP ribazoletransferase, whose product MSYTVRAMTSENPDPRLDRDAPPAPRDAAGWLAALGEAAAFFTRLPVGGAGAPSYRLADTLPVVPVVGVAIGLAAGIDLAIARGLGASSLLAAAVGVLTAVVITGALHEDGLADTIDAFGAPGAVRTRRLEILRDSRIGVFGALALMFSLLFRVAALAQIVDTRGALAALLALAAAHALSRAALGWTLWSSPPARADGLSAGIGAVSQATAGWTLGVGGAIAFVCLVWVTPLVALLAPPLAVAIAAGTASVARERVGGHTGDTLGATQQFVEIAILILVALAVGLGARV is encoded by the coding sequence TTGTCCTACACTGTCCGGGCGATGACCAGCGAAAACCCCGATCCCCGGCTTGATCGCGACGCGCCACCGGCGCCGCGCGACGCGGCCGGCTGGCTGGCGGCGCTGGGCGAGGCGGCCGCGTTCTTCACGCGGCTGCCCGTCGGCGGCGCGGGCGCGCCGAGCTACCGCCTCGCCGACACGCTGCCGGTGGTGCCGGTGGTCGGCGTCGCGATCGGGCTGGCGGCCGGGATCGACCTCGCCATCGCACGCGGGCTCGGCGCCTCGTCGCTTCTCGCCGCCGCGGTGGGGGTGTTGACGGCCGTCGTCATCACCGGCGCGCTGCACGAGGACGGGCTGGCGGACACCATCGACGCCTTCGGCGCGCCGGGCGCCGTCCGGACGCGGCGTCTGGAGATCCTGCGCGACAGCCGCATCGGCGTGTTCGGCGCGTTGGCGTTGATGTTCTCGCTGCTGTTCAGGGTCGCGGCGCTGGCACAGATCGTCGACACGCGCGGCGCGCTGGCGGCGCTGCTGGCGTTGGCGGCGGCGCACGCGCTGTCGCGCGCGGCGCTGGGCTGGACCTTGTGGTCCTCGCCACCGGCGCGCGCGGACGGCCTCTCGGCCGGAATCGGCGCGGTCTCGCAGGCGACCGCCGGCTGGACGCTGGGCGTCGGTGGCGCGATCGCCTTCGTCTGCCTCGTCTGGGTCACGCCGCTGGTCGCGCTGCTGGCGCCGCCGCTGGCGGTGGCCATCGCCGCCGGGACCGCGTCTGTGGCGCGCGAGCGCGTCGGCGGCCACACCGGCGACACGCTGGGCGCGACGCAGCAGTTCGTCGAGATCGCGATCCTCATCCTTGTCGCGCTCGCCGTCGGGCTCGGAGCGCGGGTGTGA